The following proteins are encoded in a genomic region of Brachypodium distachyon strain Bd21 chromosome 1, Brachypodium_distachyon_v3.0, whole genome shotgun sequence:
- the LOC100831674 gene encoding 50S ribosomal protein L6, chloroplastic, giving the protein MASLSPSLHLPCNSRTGFLGKSQGIRLRVIPAGRVGFVRKTVECKESRIGKKPIEVPSNVTLTLEQQFVKAKGPLGELSLNYPNEVKVVKEESGKLRVFKTVETKRANQMHGLFRTLTDNIIVGVSKGFDKRLQLVGVGYRATVEGKDLVMNLGFSHPVRMAVPEGLQVKVEENTRIIVSGYDKSEIGQFAATIKKWRPPEPYKGKGIRYQDEIVRRKEGKAGKKK; this is encoded by the exons CAATTCAAGAACAGGCTTCCTTGGGAAGTCGCAAGGAATTCGTCTTCGTGTTATCCCTGCTGGCAGAGTTGGTTTTGTTAGAAAAACTGTGGAATGCAAGGAATCTAGAATCGGGAAGAAGCCTATTGAAGTTCCATCAAATGTTACTCTGACATTAGAGCAGCAGTTTGTCAAAGCTAAGGGTCCACTCGGGGAATTGTCATTAAACTATCCCAATGAAGTGAAAGTTGTGAAAGAAGAATCTGGCAAACTAAGAGTATTCAAGACTGTGGAAACCAAAAGGGCGAATCAGATGCATGGCCTTTTCAG AACTCTGACAGATAACATCATCGTGGGGGTGTCTAAAGGATTCGATAAAAGGCTTCAGTTAGTCGGTGTTGGATATCGTGCGACAGTGGAGGGCAAAGATCTCGTGATGAACCTGGGATTCTCACACCCTGTCCGGATGGCCGTTCCAGAAGGGCTGCAAGTTAAGGTGGAGGAGAACACCAGGATCATCGTGAGTGGCTACGACAAAAGCGAAATTGGTCAGTTTGCTGCCACCATAAAGAAGTGGAGGCCTCCGGAGCCATACAAGGGGAAGGGTATCCGGTACCAAGACGAGATTGtcaggaggaaggaggggaaAGCTGGGAAGAAGAAATAG
- the LOC100825069 gene encoding late embryogenesis abundant protein D-34, with product MSGFDEHHHGGGQAQPLRPGDVYPPTAANPEARRQRDVFLAASARHDQQQQQPPRPDDGGLRVTETEDNHTGRRIVTATAGGQVMAQFTVPVPGAGDDSAVTIGEALRAAADTSAGDEPVDLADAAAVQAAEARATGLGHNVPGGVAAAAQKAAQENLEREGGREKKVPLKDVVGGDLVGRGPALAADKVATREDAAKVAAAAERNAASKSGGAGAAGGQGKGVADAVAAAAEMNQARMR from the coding sequence ATGAGCGGCTTCGACGAGCATCaccacggcggcgggcagGCCCAGCCGCTGCGCCCAGGCGACGTGTACCCGCCCACGGCCGCCAACCCCGAGGCCCGCCGCCAGCGCGACGTgttcctcgccgccagcgcccgacacgaccagcagcagcagcagccgccgcgccCAGACGACGGCGGCCTCCGCGTGACGGAGACCGAGGACAACCACACCGGGCGCCGCATCGTCACGGCCACAGCCGGCGGCCAGGTGATGGCGCAGTTCACGGTGCCGGTGcccggcgccggggacgacTCGGCGGTGACCATCGGCGAGGCGCTGCGGGCGGCCGCGGACACCTCTGCGGGGGACGAGCCCGTGGACCtggcggacgcggcggcggtgcaggcGGCCGAGGCGCGCGCCACGGGGCTCGGCCACAACGTGCCAGGCGGCGTGGCTGCCGCGGCGCAGAAGGCCGCGCAGGAGAACTTGGAGCGGGAAGGCggccgggagaagaaggtgCCGCTGAAGGATGTCGTTGGTGGGGATTTGGTGGGCCGTGGgccggccttggcggcggATAAGGTGGCCACGAGAGAGGACGCCGCGAAggtggcggctgcggcggagcGGAACGCTGCTAGCAAGAGCGGAGGCGCTGGAGCTGCTGGGGGACAGGGGAAGGGCGTCGCTGACGCGGTGGCCGCGGCTGCTGAGATGAATCAGGCGAGAATGCGCTAG